The genomic interval TAAAGCCAAAGCCTGTATCAAAGAAAGAAGCCATGATTAATGCTTTTAATGACAAGCTAAGTTCTGAATTCGGTGTACGAGTGGATTATGCCAAAAAGAACTATCCAAACTTTGTCTGGGCACGTTCTATCAGTAAGGTCGAATATGCTGATAAGCCTATGCCTGGTGTGAAGATTACATTAAGTGAATCAGGATCTAAGTTATCTAAGGGTGATTTATTTAAAGTGACAGAACATGCGCATAATTTTGCAACTGGGGTCTTCTACAATGTTGCCAGTTCTAAGCATAAAGAGTTTAAGGATACTGATTTAGAAAAGCTTTTTGACATGGATAATCGCCAAAAAGAAATTTACGCTGTTGTTGTAGATCAAAAAGGGAAAGTATTACATAAAACTAGTGGGACAACACGTGTCTTTGTTGAAAAAGACTTTAAGAAATAAGTACATATCATTGCATATGTTTAGACCATAACTTGGTAGTTACTCTGGGTTCGATTCCCACTATGGTCTGTTAAAACGCCCACAAGGTAGAGAAGATAATAACTGAATTAAAAGTGATATAATAAAGACAAATGTTTAACGGAGGAGGCGTGTATGGCATCTACCCATATTGAACAAAAGTTAGCGCTTTTACCTGATCAACCGGGATCTTATCAAATGAAAGATATCAATGGGAAGATTATCTATGTTGGTAAGGCTAAAAATTTAAAAAATCGTGTGCGTTCTTACTTTAAAGGTGAGCACACAGGGAAAACGGCACAATTAGTTGAAAATATTGCCGATTTTGATTTCATTGTGACATCGTCAGAAAAAGAGTCGTTGTTATTGGAAGTAACTTTGATTCAAAAGTATCAACCGTACTACAATATCCGTCTTAAAGGTGGAACGGGCTATCCCTACATCAAAATCACAAATGAACGTGATCCAAAGATTGAATTAGCCAACGAAGTCAAAAAAGATGGTGCACATTATTTTGGGCCGTATCCAAACGTATATGCTGCGCAAGAAACACTACATTTCTTACAAAAGACCTATCCATTACGTCGATGTAATGGATACCAAGGGCGCCCATGTTTATACGCTAATATGGGCCAATGTTTAGGACCATGTTATCGTGTTGTGCCCGTTGAAGAATATGATGCACAAATTAAACGTATTCAAGCGTTCTTGAATGGACGTACCAAAGAAGTAACGCAAGAATTAAAAGAGAAAATGATGGTGGCTTCAGAAGAAATGGCTTTTGAACGGGCTGCTGATTTGCGGGATCAACTGAAGTTCATTGAAGCAACAGTCGAAAAGCAGAAGATTATTTCAAACGATGGAACACCACGTGATTTAATCAACTACTATGTTGATAAGGGCTGGATGTCCGTTCAAATCTTCTTTATTCGTCAATCACGGCTGATGAAGCGCGAAAAACGGGTGTTTGCAATTGTGGAAGAGGCAGAAGAAGAGCTAACACGTTTTATTCTGCAATTCTATCAACGTGATAATACGGTGTTGCCAAAAGAATTGTTGGTACCTGCTGGTCTAGATGTAAAAAATATCGGTGAAGTCTTAGGTATTCCTGTCCGTACACCACAACGTGGTGAAAAGCGTCAATTGTTAGAGTTGGCAGAGAAGAATGCCAAAATTGAATTAGATGAAAAATTCCGTTTAATGGAAATGAACGTTAACAAGACAAGTGGGGCATCACAAGAATTAGCTGATGCGCTTGGTATTGATGAGATTCATCGGATTGAAGCGTTTGATCATTCGCATATTAGTGGTCAAGAAATGGTATCAGCCATGGTTGTGTATGAAGATGGGGTCCCTAATAAGAACCTATATCGTAAGTACAAGACCAAGACAGTTGAACATGCGGATGAACGTGCTGAAACGATGGAAGTTATTCGTCGTCGTTACAGTCGCTTGCTGAAGGAACATGCTGAAATGCCGGATCTAATTCTCATGGACGGTGGTGAAATTCAATTGAATGCAGCCAAAGAAGTTATCGAAGATGAATTAGGGTTAGATGTACCGGTTGCGGCGATGGTTAAGAATGATCATCACAAAACGGCCGATTTGCTAGTTGCGGCAGGAGAACCACCGGTCGTCTTAGATCACAAGTCACAAGGATTCTTCTTACTACAACGTATCCAAGAAGAAGTGCACCGTTTTGCGATCACATTCCATCGTCAATTGCGTTCTAAAACATCATTAGGGTCTCGTTTAGATGAAATCAGTGGGGTTGGACCTAAGACACGTCAAAAACTTTTGACAACCTATGGGTCATTGAAGAAAATCAGGGAAGCTCCCATTGAAGATTTGCAAAAACTAGGCGTTAGCAAGAAGGTTGCACAAAATATTAAAATCTCCTTACAAGCAAGTGATACAGATTCTAGTATAAAATAGCTTTCGCTAGTTGGAATTTACCGTTATATACTGTAAACTAGAAGTTACTGAATTTCGCGTGTAAACTTA from Weissella ceti carries:
- the uvrC gene encoding excinuclease ABC subunit UvrC translates to MASTHIEQKLALLPDQPGSYQMKDINGKIIYVGKAKNLKNRVRSYFKGEHTGKTAQLVENIADFDFIVTSSEKESLLLEVTLIQKYQPYYNIRLKGGTGYPYIKITNERDPKIELANEVKKDGAHYFGPYPNVYAAQETLHFLQKTYPLRRCNGYQGRPCLYANMGQCLGPCYRVVPVEEYDAQIKRIQAFLNGRTKEVTQELKEKMMVASEEMAFERAADLRDQLKFIEATVEKQKIISNDGTPRDLINYYVDKGWMSVQIFFIRQSRLMKREKRVFAIVEEAEEELTRFILQFYQRDNTVLPKELLVPAGLDVKNIGEVLGIPVRTPQRGEKRQLLELAEKNAKIELDEKFRLMEMNVNKTSGASQELADALGIDEIHRIEAFDHSHISGQEMVSAMVVYEDGVPNKNLYRKYKTKTVEHADERAETMEVIRRRYSRLLKEHAEMPDLILMDGGEIQLNAAKEVIEDELGLDVPVAAMVKNDHHKTADLLVAAGEPPVVLDHKSQGFFLLQRIQEEVHRFAITFHRQLRSKTSLGSRLDEISGVGPKTRQKLLTTYGSLKKIREAPIEDLQKLGVSKKVAQNIKISLQASDTDSSIK